Proteins found in one Oribacterium sp. oral taxon 102 genomic segment:
- a CDS encoding response regulator transcription factor has protein sequence MYRVLIADDEMIERKALRKKLQARYGEECEFFEAENGREALRIYAEKRIQILLLDIEMPGITGLAAAEQLRQSDPDVCIIFLTAYDEFSYAKKAVTVHALEYLLKPCDEKELLLVMDAAMDYTERLLRAGGQMVPLPEIPREQKSPEPERQDPETEDERSRLRRLMQDFIELHYREELSVQDIAGALHYSEAYFCRLFKQYFGRNFITYLSEYRIRRAKTELRRADANIREVGRAVGYPDSNYFAKVFKRVTGQSPSEFRMQELLAQNLTRM, from the coding sequence ATGTATCGGGTATTGATCGCCGATGATGAAATGATAGAGAGGAAAGCGCTTCGGAAGAAGCTGCAGGCGCGTTACGGGGAAGAATGTGAGTTCTTCGAGGCGGAGAACGGCAGGGAAGCGCTTCGGATTTATGCGGAAAAGAGGATTCAGATTCTGCTGCTGGATATTGAGATGCCCGGTATCACAGGACTCGCGGCGGCGGAGCAGCTCCGGCAGAGCGATCCGGATGTCTGCATCATCTTTTTGACCGCCTATGACGAGTTCTCTTACGCGAAAAAGGCGGTTACCGTCCATGCGCTGGAATATTTGCTGAAGCCCTGCGACGAGAAGGAGCTCCTGCTCGTCATGGATGCCGCCATGGACTACACGGAACGGCTCTTGCGTGCCGGAGGGCAGATGGTTCCGCTGCCGGAGATTCCGCGGGAACAGAAATCCCCGGAGCCGGAACGACAGGATCCGGAGACGGAGGACGAGCGGAGCCGGCTTCGCCGGCTGATGCAGGATTTCATCGAGCTGCATTACAGGGAGGAGCTTTCCGTACAGGACATTGCCGGCGCCCTGCATTATTCCGAGGCGTATTTCTGCAGACTTTTCAAGCAGTACTTCGGACGGAACTTCATCACCTATCTTTCGGAATACCGTATCCGGCGGGCGAAGACAGAGCTTCGGAGGGCAGATGCCAATATCCGGGAGGTCGGCAGAGCAGTCGGCTATCCGGACAGCAATTATTTCGCGAAGGTCTTTAAGCGGGTGACCGGACAGAGCCCCTCGGAGTTCCGTATGCAGGAGCTGCTAGCGCAAAATCTTACCCGCATGTGA
- a CDS encoding sensor histidine kinase, with product MGIFRRRWLRYSIDRKVRTFAFFVGLTVTAAVGFSILTMNFSLHGYGDILAANLSCQEFLDAMSSEEGAFRQYVEGRTEEGRRQLLEAERRTGRAIGRLPYDYAVIGAERYSRTWTILNSYPVYQTAREELLGMLNGQSGYIERLYQVYRMQDYLDTYGRRLLQATVSEGSQSYVRKLPFFRSLPFLLLNLTLLIGIIVLSISRLMSESLVEPVKVLSEEAKRITENDFYSPDIRIENQDEIGELVETFNIMKHSMGNYIGTLKENHRMTELLQKEQMENLAMEKRLEANRMELLRSQINPHFLFNTLNMIGSMADLEGAESTERMTRSLASLFRYNLSTREQIVPLSQELQVAEDYMYLQKMRFGSRVQYETYLPSETGDLYIPSFTLQPLIENAIVHGIARKEQGGRIVLRVRRTAGGLRLFLTDNGLGMSEQRRAELFSALDQERPSFETRVGIGLGNIYLRVKRLYPEGEFRIYSRENVGTSIVITIRKEEAYVSGIDRR from the coding sequence ATGGGAATATTTCGGCGGCGCTGGCTGCGGTATTCGATTGACCGGAAGGTACGCACCTTCGCGTTTTTCGTGGGACTCACGGTGACAGCGGCAGTCGGCTTCAGCATTCTGACGATGAACTTCTCCCTGCATGGCTACGGAGATATCCTGGCGGCGAATCTGAGCTGTCAGGAATTCTTAGACGCGATGAGCTCGGAGGAGGGTGCCTTCCGGCAGTATGTGGAGGGGCGCACGGAGGAGGGGCGGAGGCAGCTTCTCGAGGCGGAGCGGCGGACAGGCAGGGCGATCGGGCGTCTGCCCTATGACTATGCGGTGATCGGCGCGGAGCGTTACTCCCGTACATGGACGATCCTGAATTCTTATCCGGTCTATCAGACGGCACGGGAGGAGCTGCTCGGGATGCTGAATGGGCAGAGTGGCTATATCGAAAGGCTCTATCAGGTTTATCGGATGCAGGACTATCTGGATACCTACGGCAGGCGTCTCCTGCAGGCGACGGTTTCGGAGGGCTCGCAGAGCTATGTCCGGAAGCTGCCCTTCTTCCGGAGCCTGCCCTTCCTCCTGCTGAATCTGACGCTTTTGATCGGCATCATCGTTCTTAGTATCAGCCGTCTGATGAGCGAATCGCTGGTGGAGCCGGTGAAGGTGCTCTCCGAGGAGGCGAAGCGCATCACGGAAAATGATTTCTACAGTCCGGATATCCGGATCGAGAATCAGGATGAAATCGGGGAGCTGGTAGAAACCTTCAATATCATGAAGCACTCCATGGGGAACTATATCGGGACGCTGAAGGAGAACCATCGGATGACGGAGCTCCTGCAGAAGGAGCAGATGGAGAATCTGGCGATGGAGAAGCGGCTGGAGGCGAATCGGATGGAGCTTCTCCGGAGTCAGATCAACCCGCACTTCCTCTTTAATACGCTGAATATGATCGGCTCGATGGCAGATCTCGAGGGGGCGGAGAGCACGGAGCGGATGACCCGCTCTCTGGCGAGCCTCTTCCGCTACAATCTGAGCACCCGGGAGCAGATCGTCCCGCTATCGCAGGAGCTGCAGGTCGCGGAGGACTATATGTACCTGCAGAAGATGCGCTTCGGCAGCAGGGTGCAGTATGAGACATATCTGCCCTCCGAGACAGGGGATCTCTATATCCCGTCCTTCACGCTGCAGCCGCTGATCGAGAATGCAATCGTGCACGGGATCGCGAGGAAGGAGCAGGGCGGGAGGATCGTCCTTCGCGTGAGACGTACGGCGGGAGGGCTTCGGCTCTTTCTCACGGACAATGGGCTCGGGATGAGTGAGCAGCGGAGGGCGGAGCTGTTTTCGGCGCTGGATCAGGAGAGACCGTCCTTTGAGACGCGGGTGGGCATAGGGCTTGGCAACATTTATCTCAGAGTGAAGCGGCTGTACCCGGAGGGCGAGTTTCGTATCTATTCCAGAGAAAATGTCGGAACCTCCATCGTCATTACGATCCGGAAGGAGGAAGCGTATGTATCGGGTATTGATCGCCGATGA
- a CDS encoding TRAP transporter small permease has product MPALLKKLEPLRPLYNLMYRFVLLVCKLLLVLDIAITSFAVVGRFVPFIPDPAWSEEVVLTLMSYMAVLSAALAIRRNAHIRMTTFDRYLPSVLVKILDLLSDFAVLALALVMLLVGWRYSTGLGALGSYVSMPWLSKFWQYFPIPVAGIAMLVFELERIFMDLEAFYGKEEK; this is encoded by the coding sequence ATGCCTGCATTATTGAAAAAGCTGGAGCCGCTCCGCCCGCTGTACAACCTGATGTACCGGTTCGTTCTGCTGGTCTGTAAGCTGCTGCTGGTTCTGGATATCGCGATTACGAGCTTTGCTGTAGTCGGGCGATTCGTTCCCTTTATTCCGGATCCGGCATGGTCGGAGGAGGTCGTACTGACGCTGATGTCCTATATGGCAGTGCTGTCTGCCGCACTGGCGATCCGAAGAAATGCGCATATCCGCATGACGACCTTTGACCGCTATCTTCCGTCTGTCCTGGTGAAGATTCTGGATCTCCTGTCTGATTTTGCTGTTCTGGCGCTGGCGCTGGTCATGCTGCTCGTGGGCTGGAGGTATTCGACCGGACTCGGTGCGCTGGGAAGCTATGTCAGCATGCCGTGGCTTTCCAAGTTCTGGCAGTATTTCCCGATTCCGGTTGCAGGAATCGCGATGCTTGTCTTCGAGCTGGAGCGCATTTTCATGGATCTTGAGGCATTTTATGGAAAGGAGGAAAAATAA
- a CDS encoding TRAP transporter substrate-binding protein: MKKRILASALCGTLLAASLTACGGGKAAETTPAAAEASKEEKETTAAAEKDTAAETKTEGEYQVNEAAAADPAVTLVMAEVNPLDTIVGQTDSKFKEAVEAISGGSITIDLQASGVLGAESDVLDSILGGGDSVDISRISAFALTSYGGKKSSLLSVPFTFENREHFWKFAKSDLAREFLNEPQEIGLPLRGIFYGEEGFRHFFTKDPVTKIEDLKGKKLRVSNDPIMTGMVAGLGANATVVSFNELYSALQTGVVDGAEQPIANYQSNAFPEVAPNLILDGHTLGAIQVVISNNGWDKLTANQQEVIMEAGKLAGDYNQQISQAAEDKVLDALRASGVNVVDVEDKTPWKEACAKVIEDSTKDQAELYQKILDLAK, encoded by the coding sequence ATGAAGAAAAGAATCTTGGCTTCTGCACTTTGCGGGACATTGCTTGCAGCATCACTGACTGCCTGCGGCGGCGGAAAGGCAGCGGAGACGACGCCTGCGGCTGCAGAGGCTTCGAAGGAGGAAAAGGAAACCACAGCTGCTGCAGAGAAGGATACGGCTGCCGAGACAAAGACGGAGGGAGAGTATCAGGTCAATGAGGCCGCAGCGGCAGACCCGGCGGTGACGCTCGTGATGGCGGAGGTAAACCCGCTCGACACCATCGTGGGACAGACGGACAGTAAGTTCAAGGAGGCGGTAGAGGCGATTTCCGGCGGTTCGATCACGATTGACCTGCAGGCTTCCGGTGTACTCGGCGCAGAGAGTGATGTGCTGGATTCCATCCTTGGCGGCGGTGATTCCGTGGATATTTCCAGAATCTCCGCATTTGCGCTGACCTCCTACGGCGGGAAAAAGTCCTCGCTCCTTTCTGTTCCCTTTACTTTCGAGAACAGAGAGCATTTCTGGAAGTTTGCCAAGTCTGATCTTGCCAGGGAGTTCCTGAATGAGCCGCAGGAGATCGGACTTCCGCTTCGCGGCATCTTCTACGGAGAGGAGGGCTTCCGTCATTTCTTCACGAAGGATCCGGTGACGAAGATCGAGGATCTCAAGGGCAAGAAGCTCCGCGTATCCAATGACCCGATCATGACCGGTATGGTAGCGGGGCTCGGCGCCAATGCGACGGTCGTATCCTTCAATGAGCTTTATTCCGCACTGCAGACCGGTGTCGTAGACGGCGCAGAGCAGCCGATCGCGAACTACCAGTCCAATGCATTCCCGGAGGTAGCTCCGAACCTGATTCTTGATGGGCATACGCTCGGTGCGATCCAGGTGGTTATCTCCAACAACGGTTGGGATAAGCTCACTGCGAACCAGCAGGAGGTCATTATGGAGGCAGGAAAGCTTGCCGGTGACTATAACCAGCAGATTTCTCAGGCAGCAGAGGATAAGGTTCTGGACGCCCTGAGGGCCTCCGGTGTAAATGTCGTCGATGTAGAGGACAAGACGCCGTGGAAGGAAGCCTGCGCGAAGGTGATTGAGGACAGCACGAAGGATCAGGCTGAGCTTTACCAGAAGATTCTGGATCTTGCGAAGTAA